Genomic segment of Bacteroides stercoris ATCC 43183:
AAGGGCAAGTTGCATTAACCAAGGATAGTGAAACTCGTGATGACATAGGAATTCCTACTTATATTGCAGATGATTTTGATGATGCCATATTGGGCTATCATTGCGCTCTGGTTACTCCAAATAAGGATATTTTAGATGGACGTTATCTGAACGCTCTTCTGCATACGGACTATGCAAAGAAATATTTCGCTTGCAATGCCTCTGGAAGCGGACAACGTTATGCGTTATCCGTAGAAGCACTCAATTCTTTTCCTGTTCCAATAATCCCATTGCATGAACAGAAACAAATTGGCGAAATATTCTCTGCATTAGATAAAAAAATTGAGCTTAATAAGCGGATAAATCAGAATTTACCGATACTTGACCGTTCATATGATTACAGGTCGTAGTCTAAAAGCATTTTCATCTACTTCCATTTGGTACAACCTAATTTGCGGATTTAGTTCCTTGCGAATATGTTGAATTATTTTTTCTTTCTCAGTTTGTTCTATATTGACACCAAAATAGATAGACTCAAAGCATTCGCCTTTTAGTGGCATATAATGGTGTATTTCA
This window contains:
- a CDS encoding restriction endonuclease subunit S, which encodes MRKYKLGDIATVEISGVDKKIKDGEKEIRLCNFVDVYYNWAITTAQHDSFMLATARPNEISKFKLKKGQVALTKDSETRDDIGIPTYIADDFDDAILGYHCALVTPNKDILDGRYLNALLHTDYAKKYFACNASGSGQRYALSVEALNSFPVPIIPLHEQKQIGEIFSALDKKIELNKRINQNLPILDRSYDYRS